A genome region from Setaria italica strain Yugu1 chromosome III, Setaria_italica_v2.0, whole genome shotgun sequence includes the following:
- the LOC101757152 gene encoding gibberellin 20 oxidase 2 — protein sequence MPENPHHSSRGTVHPVGMDVARRVLRPVPPADADGDAAVISLCWGQPKIPDPFVWPQADALASSERELDAPVVDVGAAMRGDGPGMRRAAEQVAAACASYGLFQVTGHGLDPALARAALDGAAGFFRLPLATKQRARRAPGNVTGYAAAHVDRFTANLPWKETLSFGHRTSGGRVVVDYFASVLGSDFKPLGTVYQDYCEAMEQVSLAIMEVIGASLGVGRSCYRDFFADGGAIMRCNYYPPCPEPERTLGTGPHCDPSALTLLLQDGAVDGLQVLVDGEWRPVRPRPGALVVNIGDTFMALSNGRYRSCVHRAVVHREQERRSLAFFLCPRDDRVVRPPPRLLAARDDQEQQPRLYPDFTWADLARFTQLHYRADARTLDAFARWLGAAPTSRAAATSASQSQDKAQETA from the exons ATGCCAGAGAATCCACATCACAGCAGCCGCGGCACTGTCCACCCAGTTGGCATGGATGTTGCTCGTCGCGTACTCCGCCCCGTCCCTCCtgccgacgccgacggcgacgctgCCGTCATCAGCCTCTGCTGGGGTCAGCCAAAGATCCCGGACCCGTTCGTCTGGCCCCAGGCCGACGCGCTGGCCTCGTCGGAGAGGGAGCTGGACGCGCCCGTGGTCGACGTCGGGGCCGCCATGCGCGGCGACGGCCCCGGgatgcgccgcgccgccgagcagGTCGCCGCGGCGTGCGCGAGCTACGGGCTCTTCCAGGTGACCGGGCACGGGCTGGACCCGGCGCTGGCGCGCGCCGCGCTCGACGGCGCCGCGGGCTTCTTCCGCCTGCCGCTCGCCACGAAGcagcgcgcccgccgcgccccaGGGAACGTGACCGGCTACGCCGCCGCTCATGTAGACCGCTTCACGGCCAACTTGCCCTGGAAGGAGACACTCTCCTTCGGCCACCGGACGTccggcggccgcgtcgtcgtcgactACTTCGCCTCCGTCCTAGGCAGCGACTTCAAACCCTTAGG GACGGTGTACCAGGACTACTGCGAGGCGATGGAGCAGGTGTCGCTGGCGATAATGGAGGTGATCGGGGCGAGCCTGGGCGTGGGTCGGAGCTGCTACAGGGACTTcttcgccgacggcggcgccatcaTGCGGTGCAACTACTACCCGCCGTGCCCAGAGCCGGAGCGGACGCTGGGCACGGGCCCGCACTGCGACCCGTCGGCGCTCACCCTCCTGCTGCAGGACGGCGCCGTGGACGGGCTCCAGGTGCTCGTCGACGGCGAGTGGCGGCCCGTGCGGCCGAGGCCCGGCGCGCTCGTCGTCAACATCGGGGACACGTTCATG GCGCTGTCGAACGGGCGGTACCGGAGCTGCGTCCACCGCGCGGTGGTGCACCGGGAGCAGGAGCGACGGTCgctggccttcttcctctgcccGCGCGACGACCGCGTggtgcgcccgccgccgcgcctcctcgccgcccgcgacgACCAGGAGCAGCAGCCACGGCTGTACCCGGACTTCACGTGGGCCGACCTGGCGCGCTTCACGCAGCTCCACTACCGCGCCGACGCCCGCACGCTCGACGCCTTCGCGCGCTGGCTCGGCGCGGCCCCTacctcccgcgccgcggcgacgTCGGCATCCCAGAGCCAGGACAAGGCGCAAGAGACAGCTTAG
- the LOC101757540 gene encoding NAC domain-containing protein 48, which produces MSGGGVPAAQPQELQLPPGFRFHPTDEELVTHYLCRRCAGLPISVPIIAEIDLYKYDPWQLPRMALYGEKEWYFFSPRDRKYPNGSRPNRAAGTGYWKATGADKPVGTPKPLAIKKALVFYAGKAPRGDKTNWIMHEYRLADVDRSARKKNHSLRLDDWVLCRIYNKKGAAEKPSSGSSDGARASGSHGVQAPMAMGSPPEQKPSVLPPPAAGAGYAPPPFSELAAYYEVRPSDSMPRAHGADSSCSGHALAATSSCGGGGGERPEVQSQPKIAEWERTFAGGAGPGVNPAGALLGGHHQLGPAAGGGGDPLLQDILTYWGKPY; this is translated from the exons atgagcggcggcggagtgCCGGCGGCACAGCCGCAGGAGCTGCAGCTGCCGCCCGGATTCCGGTTCCACCCGACGGACGAGGAGCTGGTGACGCACTACCTCTGCCGGCGCTGCGCCGGGCTGCCCATCTCTGTGCCCATCATCGCCGAGATCGACCTCTACAAGTACGACCCCTGGCAGCTCCCAA GGATGGCGCTGTACGGCGAGAAGGAGTGGTACTTCTTCTCCCCGCGGGACCGCAAGTACCCGAACGGGTCGCGGCCGAACCGCGCCGCCGGCACGGGGTACTGGAAGGCCACCGGCGCCGACAAGCCGGTGGGCACGCCCAAGCCCCTGGCCATCAAGAAGGCGCTCGTCTTCTACGCCGGCAAGGCCCCCAGGGGCGACAAGACCAACTGGATCATGCACGAGTACCGCCTCGCCGACGTCGACCGCTCCGCCCGCAAGAAGAACCACAGCCTCAGG CTAGATGATTGGGTGTTGTGCCGAATCTACAACAAGAAGGGCGCGGCGGAGAAGCCGTCGTCCGGCTCCAGCGACGGGGCCAGGGCGAGCGGCAGCCACGGTGTGCAGGCGCCCATGGCCATGGGCTCGCCGCCGGAGCAGAAGCCATCCGTGctgccgccccccgccgccggggccgggtacgcgccgccgccgttctcgGAGCTGGCGGCGTACTACGAGGTCCGGCCGTCGGACTCGATGCCCCGGGCGCACGGCGCGGACTCGAGCTGCTCGGGGCACGCGCTGGCGGCCACCTcgtcctgcggcggcggcggcggcgagcggcccgAGGTGCAGAGCCAGCCCAAGATCGCCGAGTGGGAGCGCACGttcgcgggcggcgccggcccgGGCGTCAACCCGGCCGGTGCGTTGCTCGGCGGGcaccaccagcttggcccggcggcgggcggcggcggcgacccgctGCTCCAGGACATCCTCACGTACTGGGGCAAGCCGTACTGA